The Prunus dulcis chromosome 5, ALMONDv2, whole genome shotgun sequence genomic sequence TAATTGTTCACGTGCTACCGTGTCTCCTAATTTACTAAAATTTACTTCCTTTCGTTTCTCCGGAGGACCACCGTGGTCCTGCTTCCACCTGAGCACGCTCCTTCCCTTTTTAAAAGTTTCTGAGTTTGGACCAATCAAGTCCTACCACAGTGTTGAGCTCACATGAAAGCGTCCCCATCTGATCACCAACTTTTTAGTTTTCAGTTACAATACAATCGTCAACTTTTCAGTTTTTGCAAGTTTAAGGTATGATTTGTAATTCCAGCAAAGGTTTTGATGACTAAACCATCCTTGAGTGAAGTAAACAACTAGGAAGCTTCGCCTTAAGCCAGTCATTATTACTCTTTTTATTCCGAGATTCTtcaataagtattttatgttaatgATTGGTTACATGTTTTTAATCTTGGTCGTTAGATTGTATTCATTAAATGTGTTGGTAGTCTCTTAGATGCAATCAAACAACTAAGATTAGAAGTATATAACcaacagtcccgatctcttggaccataggagtccaagagattgtggtcacccaccgttggatattaatccaatggttcaaaatgatatatatatataaatgcaatatgacataaatgattattacccgattcaagtcaaccgttgaatttacatccaacggtgagtgaccataaatctcttggactacaggggtccaagagatcaggactgttgGAACTTATATACTCATTCAGATAAATAAAAGATGGGAGATTctccaataagtatttaagttaAGAATTGGTTAtatcagtcctgatctcttggacccctgtagtccaagagatttatggtcactcaccgttggatgtaaattcaacggttgacttgaatcggataataatcatttatgccatattgcatttatatatatcattttgaaccattggattaatatccaacggtgggtgaccacaatctcttggactcctgtggtccaagagatcgggactgtaagTTCCAATACTTacttatattttatgtttaaatgtgttttgagtTCAAGTATGTGATTAAATATTCTCGAAATCAACTAGTTTCCCGATTTATAATTCAGTTTCAACTTATTTTTACGTTAAAATCCATAATCAGATATTCTCAAATCAAATTAGGAATGAGATCAACTAGTTTCCCGATCCACGGCTAAGTAAACATGCCATTTTACCTACCGTCACCGACTCCATCTCTAACCAAGACGACGCCGTTTAGCGTTACTTAGCTAAAACATCCGTGTTGCTTGCGGCTCtctttcccttctctctctttcagtTTAAAAAGCACAGAGACTCGAAAACAGGCCTATCTGTTAACACCGACCGAACGAACACACGCAAGATCACCACCGTCAACTCCGGCAATGTTGCTGGAGAGTCCGGAAGCTCCGCCACCTGACCCGTAAACTCTACCCGAAATCACTGAAAAAAACCGGCCCATCCACCACAGCACAGCACAATGCCTCCCGCGCAAAACCTCAAGCACCGGGTCTTCACGTGCCTGACGAAGCTCTCCGACCGCGACACTCACTCTCTTGCTGCTTCGGAGCTCGAGTCCATCGCCCGGACCCTCGAACCGAGCTCCGTACCCGTTTTCCTTTCCTGCATCCAATCCACCGACGCCTCCGACAAGTCTCTGGTTCGCAAGCAATGCGTCCACCTCATCACCGTTCTCTCCGAATCCCACGGCGATGCGCTGTCACCGCATCTCTCCAAAATGCTCAGCAACATCACGAAGCGGCTCCGCGACCCGGACTCCGCCGTCCGATCCGCCTGCCAAAATGCCGTCGCTTCGCTCTCCTGCCACGTCACCAAGCCTCCGTTCAGCTCCTTTTTGAAGCCATTAACCGACGCGCTGTTCACGGAGCAGGACCCGAACTCGCAGATCGGGTCGGCTCTCTGTCTGGCCTCGGGCATTGACGCCGCGCCCGACCCGGAGCCGGCGAAGCTGGCAAGGCTGTTGCCGAGGCTTGAGAGGCTGATGAAGTACGACGGGTTTAAGGCGAAACCGGCGGTGCTGACGCTAATCGGGTCGGTGATCGGGTCGGGCGGGGCGTCAGGTGAGGGAGCTTTGAAGAGTTTGGTTCCTTGCCTTGTGGGGTTCTTGAGCAGCGAGGACTGGGCAGCGAGGAAGGCCGCGGCGGAAGCGCTGGCCCAGTTGGCGGTTGTGGAGAGAGACACTCTGTCTGAGTTCAAAGCTGGGTCTTTGAGAACGTTCGAGAATCGGAAATTCGATAAGGtaatttttgttcttcctttttccaaatataattttttgttgtatttttctttttgtttattttgtcaaTGTGCTGTAATAGGTGAAAGGTGTTAGGGAGGTTATGAATCAGATGGTGGAGGTCTGGAAGCAGATTCCTGATCTCTCTGATGAGGCTTCGCCGCCGCCTCCTTCGAATGCTTCTTCCAAAGGTATTACTATATTTGATTGCTTATACAAATTGACAACTAATTGATCTTAGTTCTAATGGTGGTTCAGAACAACTCTCGTATCATAATTCTCAATTATTCGGTACTACTTTAAGCTGGCTTAAAGAATGAAACttctaaaatattttcttccctTGTGTTGCATTTGATCCATGCTATGATGCTCAGTTTAGTTCGTGAGATTTCTTTGGATAAAtagtttttgtaattttaatatgttgCCTTTGCTCGATTCGATTGTCCTCTTTGTAAggcttttttcttatttgggtCTTTTGATGGGGTTCAGAGAATGCAAGTGATGGATACCACCCGGCTGTGTCCAGAAACTGCGATGCTCCTGGTTCTGAAGCTCctaaattgaagaagaaaccTATCCTGGCTTGCAGATCAACTCCACCTGATAGTTCTTATGCTACCACTGCTAGGAAGAGAAGCCCTTTGAAGAGCaatgacaagaaaaagaatccaGGAATGTTTCGAAAGACAGACCATAAGAAGCCTTCAGATTGGGACGTTGAGGTTGCTGCTCTTAGTGCTCCTTCATCGGCTGGGGCTTTTGATGATGGTTTGAAGGAGAGGGATGAGGAAAGGAAAATCAATGGCAACACTAGATTTTCGAAGCCAGAAACAAAACGGGCCTTATTCCATAAGAGTTCTGATAGCAAAGTGCACAAATTTGGGGGTTCAAGGTCAGGATCTCGTGTGGCTCCCTGTCAAGAGGATACCCCAGATTCTACAGTTATAGTCAGTAATGTTACTGAGGATATCCATAAGAATCACAGAGAATGTGAGGATTTATCCCTGATCCGCAGTCAACTTGTTCAGATTGAAAAGCAGCAATCCAGTTTACTTGATCTCGTGCAGGTTTGTTTCCACTGCTTGAAAATTCTATATTATGATTTGGTTTGTTGTTAAGAAGAAGTCATGTTAGACGTGATTCTGACatcattttgtgaaatccgtGACAAACCTAAAGTGTGTTACTATATTTCATACAAGAGTCAACTGTTCATTTTTATTTGCCAAAGCTATATAACAATTCTTGCATATCTTAATTAACTTACTTATTAGGCAAGCACTCATCTTTGTGCTTGTGGTGCATTTTGATGTATTGCTGCTTCTAATCATTTTCTCCATTTCACTTCTTGCATTAGAGATTCATGGGTAGTTCGCAAAATGGAATGCGCTCTTTGGAGACACGTGTGCATGGGCTAGAGCTAGCGCTGGATGAGATCTCATATGATTTGGCTTTGTCAAGTGGAAGGATGACCAAAATTGACTCACGGAGCAGAACATGTTGCCTTCTACCTGGTCGTCATTTTTGGAGCTCCAAGTTCTGGAGGAAAACAGAAAGCAGGTACTCACCCTCAAGGTTTCCTAATTCCAGGGGCATTGCACCGGCAGCAGCCATGTGCTACAGATCTGATGACAATGGCAATGCTGAAACATTGATGTTGGAGAACCTTAGGTTTCGGCTCCAAGATCAGAGTGGGTTCATTGTAAATCCGTTGGCAGAGATTCAGAGTGGCTCGAGGGTTATATATCAACCAGTTGAATCATCAGGTATTGTACAAATGTTTCCTCACCTTTTTAGAACTCATACCAAGTTTGAAACCATAACctaattttcaattccttttCCCCAGTTGCTGTTTAGCATTCTCTGTGGCATAATTTCAGCtggaaattttgagtttgttctGAGCGTGCTATCAACACAACAGATATGAAATGATAAGGCAATGTGTGAGCCTTGAGAAAAATGTGCAAAGGTCATTTTGGGTATTACCGACAGAAGTCTTTTACAAGATTAATAGAAGATGTGAAATTATGTATCCTCTTAATTCAAGTGCATCCTACGTTGTTATTTTAAGTAAGATTTCAAAGAAGTGAGATTTATCACCAAATGCCACACTTTATTGGTACAGAGGAGGTTATATTGTGTATAGAGGAGTAGGGCTTTCATTCCTTTAAGTTGGGGCCTCATTTTGTATCTTTGTTCTTACTTCTCACGTATTATTACTTGCTCTGAAAGAGCgattaatatttgataatTTCTTAGTCGAACCGGCACTGCCTGTTGGATCATAATTTCTTAGTCCcatgttatgttatatttagCGATAATGAGCCCTTTCTAATGTTGTCGAGTGGTACTTTTCTTCCTAATATTAAAATGGGCAAAGAGCTAAGTTTGAATCCCTTCCACCGTGTTAATAATAAATAGAAGTCATGCAGATCGCAAAATCCCAACCAAGCGAGAttttttgaaagagaaaacaCAATATATCCAAATGCGCTGGCTATGTATGTAAGTTACCAAAGAAACTACAAGAAAGAAGACACTGACTTTTCCACATCGGAATAATTATtcaataaatatgaaaatacaaaacatATTTGGGTAAAATCCAatgaaacaaataataaactTGTATATCCAACCAATATAATGGACCTAGAGAAGTATTTCAAAATGTCATATCCAAATCAGAAACGTCTCCGAAGCATCTGGAAGTGATGCCAACTAACTGAGAGGCGTTAATTAGGTCCAAACTCTAACTCATAATTCAATTACATAAAacgtaaaaaacaaaatcaataatcTAAGTTTCATAGACAAGAAGATCCCTGACAGCCGTGAAAACTCAAGAAACTACGGGGCTTGTTCAGCAGAGTGCTCTTTTTCGATTTTCTGcacagaagaaagaagaaaatctaAGTTAGGGATCTAACACAAAACAGTTAAAACACGAAGACCACGAAAACATTATGAGCCGACACCATTTATCTGCTAGAAACACCAAAACATCAATCAAGCTACATATTGTTGTCATCAAAGCTGTTTTCACAATCTGATGAAGAGGAATACTTGAGCAATTTAAACACAAGTACCAGAATCCTATTCTCTGCAATTGAGGCCTTCCTGCATATTTCAATCATCAAAGTGATTGCTAGACTGGTTTCTTGGCTTATTTTGCACTCCAATGTTACACAAAATTCATGCCATGGCGTATGATTTTGACTTATTTTCCTCAATTTTGTGCAGCTTTTCTCATTATCTGGTGTGTGCATGGATTTTTTTAGCACTATGATCTCTTTTATCTTATGAAAGTAGGGGATGCATAAACTTTATCAAACAGATACATTTCTGCTGAGGTTGTTCATCTTCTGAAGTTACAATTAACAGCAAGGCTATCATCCTAGTCTCAAAGTCAGAGGTGCAACATGTATTATGTTAATCCTATAAactattaataattttatacaacatcatataaattataaatatatgccCACATCTTTTATCAATAAGCAATAAATGCCAAGAAATTAGGTTAGATTTAGGGGAAATAGTTTCACTATATTCTAGATTTTGTTCAAACACCACAGGGGAAAGATAATTCCAAGAAACTTATTTGATACCAAACCCCAAGAATACGCTACAAAACAGTTGATAATCTTTGTCATGCACAATCGAGTGAAACAGAAATGAACCATCTTTCATGCTTCATACAAAATCACAGGGTATAACAATTCACcataattaaaacaataacAGGAAACCCTAGctggagagagagggagagatgagTGTTACCGATTGAGCGTTGTGCCAAGCGAGGCCTTTGTAGACATTTGCAGAGAAAGTGGCGGTGAGGTATATGGTGGTGATTCCCAAGCCCGCAGTGAAGGCCTTGAATGCCCAATCCCCTGCCTTGCTCACTATCCCCatcgcctctctctctctctctctctctctctctctgtgcgaGTTTTTGCTGCTATCGTCTCTCGCCTATCTGAGGTCTGTAAGCTCCTTCCTCCTTCCTACTTCAAGTAATAAGCTTTTAGCCCCTTTATCAGTAACATTAAaaagttggttttttttttatttttgaggaggaaaaggaaacccaaaaaaaaaaaaaaagggaatattatgtagtatagccgagcggctatactatgtcaATGTATTCGtaaatattaaatagtatagccggccggctatactatgtaaatatattcgaatattaaatattatagccgttcggctttACTATGTCAATATATTGGAATATTAAATcttatagccgagcggctatactttttaaatactatttaaatatgttttttaaaaagaggcCGCTTAGGGCCTGGGCCGATTTTACTACACAATCCAATATGTGGACTGCATGGCATAGCGCCCAGGcacaaaccaaacccaattaGTCTCCCCAACCCATAAATAaatgcttatatatatatatatatacaagcgataatctCTTCATTCCTAAGCAAAGTCCATCCAGATCTCTATTTCCACCACTTCTTCTCTGACAAAGATATAAGTTGTGCAAGAGAAAATGCATAGGGTATTAGTAAGTAGCATTCTACAGTTCTCATCCAACTCCAAAAGAAGTAAAGCATTCAAAGATCTCTAAatgcaaataattttatattcacAGCTGCAAAGCGTTTTGCTATTACTCTATTTGTAAACAAAGAACTGCTCTATGTCTCCTTCTTGCGATTTCTGCAGAATGTATATTTAAGAAACTTATTGTCTGCAGGTTGACTAGCAGTGCCACCATCTAAATCAGATGCTCTCATATCCGACTTATTTAATGGTCTATTATCTTTCTCAACATCTGTTTTGCAAGCCAGAATCTCCAATTTTTCTGCAGATAAACTTTCCTGTCTGGTCAGTTCTGATTCTTCAATGATCATCTTATCATTGTCCATTGCCTTCTGAACACTACAAGGTCTAACAAACCCTGCATCATTGTCAGTTACGTTAGAACATCCTGACCGTGTGCTCATTTCAGTTGTATCTGAGAGTAATTTTGGGGTCAAAACGGATTCTGTGACTTTTCGAATTTCATCTTCAGATTTCAGATTTCTTGTTATTGACTGAAGAAGCGCAGAAGTAATGGTGCAGGATAGATCTTGGTGCATTTCTTTGAACTGATGAGGAAGATACCTGCATGAGGGAGCTTTGCTCCTCCTATATCTAGCAGCTATTTTCCTCTTATTTTGAAAGGACTTAAAGGCAGGTGCTTGAATATGGCTACCATCTAGCTGCATCACTTTCAGTTGTTCTTGGTTCTTCTCTACCCCATGCGTATTGCCAACCTTTGGTTTAGGCGTGTTACACATCCCTTTACCTTAAGAGCATCATTTGTACTGTAGCACCTGTTCCCCTCATATGTCCCATTCGAAATTGAATTCATTTCACAAGTTGCAACCGCATCTATCTGCGAACTCAGTTGAGATATCATTAACCCTGGAGCAGCAGTTTCACTGTCTAAACTTTCCCCTGCCAGAGGCTGTGGTTGATTCTTTGTCGCCTTCTCCAGTTGAGTCTGCGCTTCACTCAACTCTTCCCTAAGGTCTTTCACTATATCCTCAGCTTCCTGGAGCTGTGATTCAAGTTCGtcaatctttttttgttgactCAAGGACATCATCTTTGCTTCACAAGCCTGAACATATGGCACAATCAGTTACTCAACGACGCTTGATTAATTTCATCAGAAAATTAATAACAAAAGCCTAATAAACCACTTTCAGTGAATCATGTCTTTTTCTCCAAGCAATCCCTTTTCAAATGAAAACCAATTATAACAACAAATTCCATCCTTGATAGAAAACAGGAATTCCCAATAACATATGTTGTTCCTATTAATCACATGTTGAGAACAACACAAGTTTAAAACCAAACAACAGTTCACACCACACTGCATCCATAAAAACACAACTTTAACAAACCCCAACCGTATATCCACATTACTTCACCaacagaaaatcaaagaacagTCAAAACCAACATCCAAACATATTTTGGATGTTGTGCCTTCTTCTCTTGAGCATATTTTGGATGATGATAGATTAAGTCGAGCTTTGCCTCGAATTGTTcttagtttgattttctttgCTTCTGGGGCTTGCCCCCACcgtgtaaccaaaaaaaaaaaaaaattttaattaagtaAAGATGTAACATTCATGGCTAATGGTAAAAAATAATAGAGCTTCGCAGCTGTACTCTcgggtatttttttaaaattttttaaaataatatagccgtgcggctttATTACGGTAATTTTCTAAGAaaatcgtatagccgcacgCCTATACTGTTAGCTAGTAGGCTACTATTTGGCATTGATGAGGTTGGCTTGACTTTGGGAAGCTGCTGCAATTTTCAGGATTAGGGGCTCAAGGATTAGGTGCTGCAATCCACCTACTTGTAATTAATATTGAGCTTGAAGGGAAGCCCTCtacttgtatatatatcagtcctgatctctcggactacaggggtccaagagatttatggtcactcaccgttggatgtaaattcaacggttcactcactcttgcactccttttaaaatttttttttgaaccattggattaatatccaacggtgagtgaccacaatctcttggactcctgtggtccaagaaatCGGGActggtatatatatttgtaatgTGGTTTTGGAAAGAAGAGAGGAAAGCACAGAAAAATGTGAGAGAGAAGCTCTACATGTATGtaagtgtgtgtgagagagaatcTAATTCTCTAACAGATTTACAAAATTATTCAATCTTAGCCTTTGATTATATCATCCTATGAGATGAGTCCATATGTCATAATCTAATGCTTAGATCCTAGGCTAACTAAGAGAtcacttggactatgatccaaggGCTCCAATTACATTAagacagaaaagaagaaaaattaaaagaaacgGAAGTTTCATAGACTGTAACATAAGCAGACTGAGTTGCTTCTGCTCCAAGGTATTTAGCTCCATTGCTTTCAGCTCAAAATGCTTTCAGCTCAAAATGCTTTGAGCTCAAAGTGCTTTCAGCTCAAAGGGTTTAGAcatcaacactcccttctaaccCTTTAGCTGATTTCACACCAAGTAAGTCTCTTAGATACACAAATCGATCCTTGGACAAAGCCTTGGTAAGAATGTCAGCAATCTGGTCTTCTGTTTTGCAGTAGATTAGTTCAATCTCCTTCGCTTGAATAGCTTCACGAATGAAGTGAAACTTTCTACTGATATGTCTGGTTTTCTGGTGGAAAACTGGATTCTTAGCCATTGCTATGGCAGAGGTGTTATCACACAAGATTGGTGTACCTTCCACTTGCTCTTCACCAAAGTCTTCAAGAACAAACCTTAGCCACTTAGCCTGTGATGTTGCTTCAGCAGCACTGACGTATTCTGCTTCTGCAGTAGACAAAGCTACTGTATTTTGCTTAATGGATGCCCATGAGAACATACCAGATCCAAGTGTAAATGCATAGCCTGAGGTGCTTCTTCTATCATCTTCACTTCCTGCCcagtcactgtcacaataCCCTATCAAAGTGGCTGACTTCCCTTTTATGAACTCAATTCCAAAATCCAGTGTGCCTTGGATGTACCTCAAGACCCTCTTGGCTGTTCCCATGTGTTTTCTAGTAGGATTATGCATGAACCTAGCAAGCAAGCTAGAAGCAAACATAatgtctggtcttgtagctgtCAAGTAGAGCAGACTACCAACAATCTGTCTATACTCATTCTCATTTGCTGCCTCACTCCCATCTTCCTTGCACAGCCTCTCACTTGCAACTAGTGGAGTCACCACAAATTTGCAGTCCTTTAGACCAAACTTTTCAATTACTTTCAttgcatatttcttctgaTGAAGAAATGTGTGCTTATTGGTCTGCACAACTcccatgccaagaaaatgatAGAGCAGGCCGAGATCAGTCATCTCATAGTGCTTCATCATGTCATTTTTGAATTCTTCAAGCAATTTCCCACAACTTCCAGTATAAacaatatcatccacataaagtGAAACAATAAGAATACCTGAAGTGTCACTTGTTTTGACATAAAGTGTTGCCTCACTAGGACTTTTCTTGAATCCTGCCCTGTTGAAATATGAATCTATCTCATCATACCAGGCTCTTGGAGCCTGTTTTAGTCCATACAAAGCTTTGTTCAGCTTGTACACCTTGATTTCTTCATTGTCTTTAACAAACCCTTGTGGCTGCTCCACAtaaacttcttcttttaacACTCCATTTAGAAATGCAGACTTGACATCCAATTGGTACAAATTCCATTTCTTCTGTGCAGCAAGAGCAATCAAGGTCCTAATGGTGTCCAACCTTGCTACAGGAGCAAATGTTTCATTGTAGTCTATTCCAGGTTTTTGTGAGTAGCCCTTTGCCACTAATCTGGCCTTGTTCTTCTGCACAGATCCATCTAGATTAAGTTTCGTCTTGTAGACCCATTTGACACCAATGATTGGTTTACCAAATGGTCTGTCCAGTAGTGTCCAtgtgttatttttttcaatcatCTCCAGTTCAGCCTTCATTGCATTTCTCCAAGACTCATCAAGGTTTGCATCTTCAAAGCTTTCAGGTTCAACAATGCAGATGTTGCACTGAGCCATGATTTCATTTACActtctccatttctttggtgtgtgGTCAATGGCTTGTGAACTTCCACTTATTCTCTCCTCTTGCAGGATATTGTTTTCACCCATTTGAGTTGATGCATCCAAGTCTTGACTTGGTTCATCTTGCACTGTGGTTCCTGCATCCATTTGCAGTGGTGTGTCCAAGTCTAGACTTGGTTCATCTTGCACTGTGGTTCCTGCATCCATTTGCAGTGGTGTGTCCAAGTCTAGACTTGGTTCACAGTTCTCATTTTCTGCAGGCATAGAAACTGTTATTTCTCccttttgttcattttccCATTTCCATAAACCATCCTCATCAAAATGCACATCTCTGGACAGAATTACCTTCCTAGAGCTTGGATCAAATATCCTGTAACCTTTTTCACACAGGCCATAGCCTACAAGAATACATTTGTGACTGTTCTCCTCAAGTTTGTGCCTTAGTGCTGAAGGAATTAGCACATGGCATGGTGATCCAAAGATTTTTAAGTGAGCAATTCCTGGTTTTCTCCCAGTGTAGGCTTCAAAAGGTGTTACTTTGTTTAGAGACTTAGTAGGACATCTGTTTAGTAGATAAACTGCAGTATTTACAGCCTCTGCCCAGAATTCATAGGGAATACTCATTTCATGCAGCATGGACTTTGCCATTTCAACTACTGTCctattctttctctctgcTACTCCATTCTGCTGAGGGGAGTATGCCACTGTTAATTGTCTTTGAATGCCAACCTCTGCACAGAAATTGTTGAATTCACTTGACAGAAACTCCCCACCCCTGTCACTTCTCAAGCCTTTTATCTTATACCCACTCTGCAGCTCTGTCatggctttgaattttctaaaacacTCCAATGCACTTGACTTGTTTCTAATAAAATACACCCATGACATTCTAGTGCAGTCATCAGTGAATAGCAGGAAGTATTTATTTCCAGATATTGAATCTGTTTTCATTAGTCCATAGATATCTGTGTGAACCAATTCCAAAGGATGTGATGCTCTCCAAGTAGATTCCAAAGGGAAAGAATCTCTGTGCTGCTTTCCTAACATGCAACCTTCACAAACCACAGAGACTTGCTCCAAATGAGGCAGACCATGAACCATGCCTTGGTTTTCAAGCAGTTTCAAACTTCTCTCATTTAAGTGTCCTAGCCTTTTATGCCATGTCTGCAGGCAGTGAGAAACACTTGCTCTTAAGGCCAACTCACTTGCAGGCATCATTGTAAGTGGAAAACATCTGTTATTGGTCATCTGAACCTTCACAATCAGATTTCCTAGTGACTGATCATCATACACATTCACCATGTTCCCTCCAAACACAAGATAATAAccatgctccatcatttgCCCAACACTAAGTAGATTTTCTTCCAGACCAGGTACAAGCATTACTTCTTGTATGTGCTTCTTTCCCAGCTTGGTTTTGATCACCAGAGTTCCTTTTCCTGCCACTGGAACTACCTCTCCAGTTCCCATCTTGACTTTA encodes the following:
- the LOC117628173 gene encoding TORTIFOLIA1-like protein 3, with the protein product MPPAQNLKHRVFTCLTKLSDRDTHSLAASELESIARTLEPSSVPVFLSCIQSTDASDKSLVRKQCVHLITVLSESHGDALSPHLSKMLSNITKRLRDPDSAVRSACQNAVASLSCHVTKPPFSSFLKPLTDALFTEQDPNSQIGSALCLASGIDAAPDPEPAKLARLLPRLERLMKYDGFKAKPAVLTLIGSVIGSGGASGEGALKSLVPCLVGFLSSEDWAARKAAAEALAQLAVVERDTLSEFKAGSLRTFENRKFDKVKGVREVMNQMVEVWKQIPDLSDEASPPPPSNASSKENASDGYHPAVSRNCDAPGSEAPKLKKKPILACRSTPPDSSYATTARKRSPLKSNDKKKNPGMFRKTDHKKPSDWDVEVAALSAPSSAGAFDDGLKERDEERKINGNTRFSKPETKRALFHKSSDSKVHKFGGSRSGSRVAPCQEDTPDSTVIVSNVTEDIHKNHRECEDLSLIRSQLVQIEKQQSSLLDLVQRFMGSSQNGMRSLETRVHGLELALDEISYDLALSSGRMTKIDSRSRTCCLLPGRHFWSSKFWRKTESRYSPSRFPNSRGIAPAAAMCYRSDDNGNAETLMLENLRFRLQDQSGFIVNPLAEIQSGSRVIYQPVESSVAV